In Diceros bicornis minor isolate mBicDic1 chromosome 13, mDicBic1.mat.cur, whole genome shotgun sequence, the sequence cacacactcacacacacaattgttaaaactaataaacaaattcagcaaagtagcaggatacaaaatcaacttgcaaaaatcagttgcatttctgtacgctaataatgaacaatctaaaaaggaaattaagaaaataattctatttacaatagcataaaaaacaataaaatacttaggaataaacttaacaaaggaggaaaagactcatattgaaaactacaaaacattgttgaaagaaataaaagaagacaccaaaaaatggaaagatattctgtgttcatggattggaagacttaatatcatTAAGACATCAATACTACCCAAAACTAACTACGGATCCAATGCAATCACTATGATTATTtttgcagaaatttaaaaaacctaCCCTAAAATACATTAAGAATCTCAAGAgattctgaatagccaaaacaatcttgaaaagaagaacaaagttggaggactcacattctctgatttcaaaacttattagaaagctgcagtaatcaaaacaatgggATACTGGCATAAAGGCAGACATaaaaccaatggaatagaataaagagcccagaaagaaaccctcgTATATCTGGTCAAATGATTTCAACAAGGATGCCAGGACCATTAAATGGAGAAAGGACTGtctttcaacaaacggtgttgggaaaactgtatatCCACACGCAAAGAATGAAGTTAAGAATGAATGAGTTAAAATTTTCGCTGggttagaggaaaaaaaagaagaagaaagaaaaaaattgagataagctttgctaactgcagctgtgtgtgcacatgctcaGCTACTAGTAATCAATTGTTGCTTAAAACTGACCAGATCTGTCTGTTCCTCCTTAGTACATAATGAGTGAGttgtttttccagaaaattgaagtccAGAtggtcaaggaaaaagaaaccagTTTCACAAGATCagacacaggctgaagatgaTGCCAAAGATCCAAGATAAACCACATGGGAAGGCATCAGTCTGCAAGGCCACCCCTAAAACCTCAGATAAAAACTCCTAACTTTTTCCCTTCGGGCATGTGGATTTGAGTTTTACTCCCATTTCCttgtctggctgccttttgataataaacctctttccttgctacAATCTTGACATTTTGGTGATTGGCTTTGCTGTGCACTGGATAAATGAACCTGAGTTTGTGTTCAGTTTCAATTTCTTggaaatgacaccaaaaacaaaaggaaaaatagataaattggacttaatcaaaattaaaaattttatgcatcaacgaacactatcaacagagtaaaaagccACCtcatggaatgagagaaaatacttgcaaatcttaTATGTGATAaagaattaatatccagaatataaaaagaactcctgTAACTCAACAATGGAAAAACACACAACTcgattaaaaatgggaaaaaaacttGAACagctatttctccaaaaaagatatacatatggccaataagcacatgaaaagatgctcaacatcattagccattagggaaaagcaaatcaaaaccaaaatgagataacacttcacacccattaggatggctattattaaaaacacagagaacaaaaagagttggcgaggatgtggagaaattggaatctttGTGTATtgttagtgagaatgtaaaatggtgcagccactgtatggaagtatggtagttccttgaaaaattaaccatagaattatcatatgacccagcaattccacttttgggtgtatactcaaaagaattgaaagcagggtcttgaagagaatATTTGTACatccacgttcatagcagcattatctaCAGGAGCCAAAAGGTAGAAGTCATCCAACAGTGgacgaatggataagcaaaatgtgctgtatccatacaatggaatattattcagcctttaaaaggaagaaaattctgacacatgctacaatgtagatgaaccttgaaaacactatgctccatgaaataagctagtcacaaaaacacaaatactgCGTGCTTCCACTTATAAGAGGtccttagagtagtcaaattcacagagacagaagtagaatggtggttgccaggggctgagggagggagaatggggaggtgtttaatggggacagacttTCAGTTTGAaatgatgagaaagttctggagatgaatggtgtGGCGGTTGCATAACAACGTGAACGTACTTGACGTCACTGAACTCTACactaaaaaatggttaaagtggtaaattttgttatatatatgttaccacaataaatttttaaaaaatcaatcagaaaACATAATATAACGgggataaaagaaagagaaagggaggaggcaaGCAGGAGGGATGGGTGGGAGAGAGAAGACAAGGAAGGGAACAGGTGCAGCCCGAGACAAGCAGTCAGGTGACACTGTAATGGCTTTCCCAAGGGGTTGCGGATGGCGGGGTGGCTAGTCCCTGAGCACACTCTGGAAGGGAGGGGGCAAACTTAAGCCTGTGTCGTGCAGGATGCCCTGGAGTTTTCTGCCCCACTTCCTATGGCCAggtgtgggggaggaggtgagaggATACAGCAGAAGTTTGAGAAAGGGCGTTATAGACATTCTCCTGAATACCTGCTCTTTTCCAGTTCACCAAAGCCACTGAGAAAACACCCCAGTGCATTTACAGAAAAGAGTACGTCCCCTTCCCAGGCCACAGACCGGACCAGATCTCCAGGTGGTACGGCAAGAGGAGAGTTGAGGTAAGAGGGGTCGGGGCACCACACTCGGGCCTGGGCCCCTCCCAGCGCTCAGGAGACAGCACCAGCCAGCTTCCTCCAGGCCCAGTTCCTTCTCAGGAGCACAGGAGTGCTCTCATTAACACACTCCCCGGACAAGGGGCTGCCGATGTTCTTCACCCCCATTTACCGAAGAGCAGACGATCCATCTAATCTTGGGCTGGTAGCGTTCCCCTTACCCTGTAGCCCAGCATGTTCCCGATCATTTCCCCCATTCCTCCACACTCTTCCACCAGGATGCAGGCAAAGGGTGCGGgaaacaaactaacaaacaagGGAAGTATTGAATTAAGGTGAACAGAGTCAGGAATCACAAAAGACACTCCAAAAGCTGGTAGCGGTGATGCTTGGATGACAGCGTTTTGTGTCATCTATGCCCTAGCTTCCTGATCTTTTGTATGAAAAGTCAAGCGCTGTTCAGCACTCTCTCGCTTGTGGGGTGCCTATCTGTGCATCTCATTGTCTTCCAGGCCCCCGGAGCAGGGGAGGGCATTGCAACCTCAGGACACACCCCCCAAACCCAAGACCAGGCATTTGAGACATTTATTAACTTAGGTGAGACTGTGCCAGAGGCTCAGAGACACTGGCCCTTCCAGGAACAGGAGGGAGAGCCTCATCCTACATCAGCCCCTGTCTGTGGTGTCCACCAGGCTCGCCCTAGGGGAGCAAGCATGTAGGTGCTCACCCACTGGGTGCACAGCTATGCCGCCCCCACCATGCTCTGGGGGTCCCCCAAGTTGCTTCTTTTGCCAGTCTGCTGCTCATGGGGGTGATTTCTGTcccccctctcccaccccacctaACCCTACATCTGCCTAAACtcagggtggggacagggaggcaCAGGATGAAAGGTGGACATCTGTTGGAATGAGAGCATTTCAGAGCTTGAAGGAACCCAAGAGATTGTTTGGCTCAGCGCCCTCATTTTCAGATAAAAGGTGCCCAGGGGTGGTGAGTGTCTGGTTCGAAGCTGTGTAGCTTGTTGGTAAGGGACTGTGCAGGGGGCTGCTCTGCAGATCAAGCAAGGAGTCTCCTCGGATCCTTATCATCCTTTTTCATCATCTGCCGGGGTTGACTCTTTGTCTTCTGCATCTGGGGATCCATGTGAGGATAAATAGTGCCAGATTTTCAGTTCTCTGCTGGCATCCCCAGACCGTGCTGGCATCCCTGGACCGTGCTAGCATCCTCGGACTACGCTGATGCTCTGGGACTGCCAACCTTTACCATTAGTGTGCACTGAAGACACAAATGCACTTTAATATAAGGAAGTCAAAATTAGAACCTATGATCTGGGGCTCCTGGCCCCCAACCATCAATGTACGTAAGGCACTTAGCCTAGTTCTCAATATACACTAGGTGCCCTTTCTTAAAGTCTTTTGGACCCATTGCAAACCCTGATGAAGGGATAACTACACATACATATAGTCTGGTTAAAATAAGACCCCCcgccccgggggccagcccggtggcgcaagcggttaagtgcgcacgctctgctgcagtggcccggggttcgctgatttggatcccgggcgcgcaccgacacaccgcttgtcgagccatggtgcggtggcgtcccatataaagtggaggaggatgggcatggatgttagcccagggcctgtcttcctctgcaaaaagtggaggattggcagatgttagctcagggcagatcttcctcacacacacacaaaaataataagacCCCCCACCACCAACACACATAAAATAGAACCAAGCAATGGGATATTCATTCCTAAGGACTCTCTTTAAATAGCCTGTTGTGTGCCGGGGACCCTGGACACAGCACCACCTGCCCACGGCTGCTTCAACTCTGAGTCTTCCGTGTGCCTCATTCTGCGCCTCGTCCCCCAGGAcagcttccccttccatccccgtCCCCTCTTCACTCTTTTCCCTTCTCAGGCAAGTGCTATATCTGCTCTTCAAGTTGACCACGGATAGATGGGGTCATCGTCCCCCAGGGAGGACCCCCTTCCTGTGCTTTTTCCCTCAGCAGGTGTATTAatcactttttttattttctgtgtcttATGATTCTTTGATATCCTAGGGGCCTTGCTAATCCTGGAGAGATTATCCTGAGATAATTAGATATCCTGAGATAATGTCCTGAGAGATTAGCCCTCCCAGGGCTAGCGAATTCCCAGACAGTAAACAACTTGCCTGCCGTCACTCCTTACAGATGCAAACCAACCAGTCCAGAGCCCATATCCCCAACCCCTCCTTTATCTAAGGCTTTCATACCAAGCCAACATTCCCCTGCCCTAAATCCCTCCAGGGCCGGGTACGACCACCAGAGGCACCCTCCAGCCTGGAGCCTGCTGAAATATTCAGACTATGCAATCCTGAACTTCGCAAACTTGTCTACCTGGCCTCACCCCTTCTTTCCCTTGGGAACTGGGGTGAAGGCCCTGGGTCATGCTCTCTCCTCACTCCTTCTGTCCCCTGcctgaccctggtgcttccccatatGGCCCTGTGTGGTGTGgtctgccccctcctcttgggaactgtaaGTCATAAACTCTTCTTTCAAAGGCAGTTTTCTCTATGTCTGTTACCTAACCATACCTGagcaaaacaaaaattctggCTACATGATCAAGACAGCAGCAAACCAagagaaatagcaagaaaatcccTCTTGGCCCCTCTCGTTTCTCTACCATGCCTCCTCAGCACTTTCCTTGGTTGATGGGAACCCCTCCAACTGGCTTTCCCTGGCATTGGAAATATACTCTGGCACCTCGTGATGTGGATCTTGGGAACCCCTGCTTAACGGCTGTGCCCATCCCCCCGTCTCCCTCTGGCATTGTGATCTGACTTATTTATGGAACCACTACTTGAAATATTGGGTGCAGCCAGCATTTCCAGACCACGGCAGACACAGACCTCCCTGTCTGCTCCAGACAAGAGGACGGGCATGGAAATCCACATTATCCTCCCCTGTAAATCAGCCCAGGCCCCCAGGATTCCCTTCCAGGGCCAAGAGGATTTTCTGAGGAAGAGCGTTGATTCGGATAAATGTCCCTGAGTAAGGAGAACATGGCTTTCTTCTCCCTGTAAATAACTCCCCACCAAAGAAATCAGTCCCTGGGTTTCCAGCTGAGGGAGCCGTAAATCCTTTGCAGGAGAAGACAATTTATGGAGCGTTCTCTGACTCTTCCCATAGTAACTGATTGAAATACAAGGCACATACGTCAGGCTTGGTATTCAGCATCTTTCACTTGCCATGGAAATAGGCGCTTGGATGGATGAGACTCGAGGCAAATCAAAGGGTGTAATTTCAGATCTCAAGGGCATGCAACAAGATGGCTCTGACTGTTCCTTTTCACTGAGTGTCATGACTTTCGTTTTAATGTGTCCCCATAGCTTATTCTAGGGAGGAATTGGCTTGGCAGAGGCTGGGGGCCACTCAGGCGGGGGACTGACGGCAGCTAAGCTGGGACGTGTTTTGGAAGGTGAGCTGCTTCAGGGTGGGACAGACAAGTGTGTCTCCTGTGTGCCGGCCTCGAGGGCTCAGGCAGCCACACTAGCCGCCCGCCCGTGGAGGCCCCCTCTCCATCAGCACCAcagcctctgcctccacccaTGGTCAGGTGGATGCCTTGCTCTGATTGGTAACATGCCCGCTGTGTCTGTCCTTCCAGGGGCTCCCGTACAAACACCTGATCACCCACCACCAGGAGCCCTCACACTACCATCTGATCAGCACATATGACGACCATTACAACCGACATGGTTATAACCCAGGCCTGCCCCCACGCCGCACCTGGAATGGACATAAGATGCTGTGGCTCCCAGAGAAAGCCGACTTCCCCCTTCTTGGTATTTTTATAATTTGGGACTTCCCCCTACATTGGGCTGCAAGGGATCCTCAGCTGCACAGGGCTGAGGCGTGCTCGACTCAAGTGGAAGGACCCACATGGGTGACCCTGACTCTGGGAGGGCACTGGAATGAGATGATGGGGAGAGAGTCCTATTCACTCCCAGGGCCGCCGCCTGCCCTCTTCCCCTGACGCGAGGCGACGTCGGCTGTATGACGAAGCCCGCACCTGCACACTGTGGCTGCATGTTTACCGGGAGCACAGGTGGCAGGGAGCAACACCCCTGCACACTCGAATCAGTCATTCGTCCATAAACAGAGACTGATGATTTCCTAGGTGCCATGCCCTGCTGTAGctcctggggacacagcagtgacaaACAGGGAGGAATGCCTGCCCTCGGGGAATTGACATTCCACTGGGGAGACAGAAAAGACACCACTAAAGCGTAAGATAACATAAGCTCTAGTAAATAAGAGAAGTTTGGACCAGGATatgtgctatgaagaaaagaggTAACGTGCAGAAAGCCAGGCGGGTGTTTGTGACTCTCCTTTGGGTGGAACGATGAGGGACGGTCTTTCTTGAGCAGATAGTTGAGTTGAGAAGCAGGGAGCCATGCAGGGACtggggggaagagcattccagggagAGAACAGCAACTGAAAGGGCTCCaaggcaggaggagaggaagacCACGCAGGGGCTCACAGGCCACAATAAGGAGCCTGGATTTTGTCCTTCCCGCAGTAACAAGACTTGGAAGGATTTACTCGGAGAGTGCCttgatctgatttgcatttcaaGCTACCCCCTCCTTTGCCGTCCTACCCTTCGATGCAAAGGGACATAGGTCAGAGAGTGAGCTGCTTGTCACAATGTGTTACTTCCACAAGGGCCTCTCCTCGAGATGGCTCTCACCAGCCCACACTGCTCCCTTCCCTACTGGAGTGGGACAGCTGCCCAGTCAACCAGGCCACGGGGCTGACTTGTCCGAGGCCTCTCTGGCAGAGCTGGTCCCTCCTGAGTACACAGGGAGGCCCCACCGTGAGGATCGCTTCCCTCGGGGCCCCTGCCAACCTGGTCCCTGATACAGCAGCCTGAGAAACCCTCCAGGGCCCCCTTCTCCTGGCCCAGCAGGCAGGCCTCCTCTAAGTCCTGTTCACCCAGACCCCGGTTTCTCCTGCAGCTCCCCCTACGAACTACGGACTCTATGAGCAGCTGAAGCAGAGATGGCTCGTACCCGAGGCTGGCCCGAGGGAGAGCATTTACACCTCGTCCTACCCCAGACCGCACTGGTGTGCTTTGTCTCGGCGGCAACACGCCATCCCTGTCCCTCCCCCCCGCCTGCACCCTGTCCCACGTGTCTGAGAACTGCCACCCCGCTGGAAGTGCAGGCGGGACCAACTGGAGACCCACCGCACCATTGGACCTGCTAGACAGCAGGCGGCTGCAGATACACCTGGGGTTTTAAATCCGGCCCGTTGGAGACACCCTTAGAATCAAGGTCTGTGTTTCACGGTTCCCGCCCCTCCTCCAAACCCACAGGTTCCTTTCTTTTCCATCCCACAATTAAAGCTCTTTGACACAATGGAGTGTCATGTACGTACAGAAGACAGACCCAGAATGTCAGAAGAAACTGGAAGGACCCTTAAGTTCCACTCCCTTGTTTACacgaggggaaactgaggcagagaggtaaCAGGACTCCTTCAAGTTCTCACAACTTGGTACATACCCTACAGGAGTGTCTGATCCAACGGGAAAAACATATCCGACGACGAGACCCGTCTCGAAAACTCCACGGATTAGTCAGTGTGGTTACGGGGAGGCCAGTGCTCAGGGGCCGGCAGTGGGGAAGGGTCCAGCGTGTCTGTGGTTGCCTAGGCAGGGCCGCACTGAACCTGCGGGCTCGGAGGAGAGGAGGGCACGCAGcatctcccctccacctcccagctCCCCGATCTTTCTAGGAGCGTGAGGACGGGGCATTTTTCAGTGAGTATATGGGAATGAGGGGGGGCCCTCGGCAGAAGAACTCAGGCGCTGTCCTGGCGCGGGGACTTGGTGCTGACCTCACCCAGGACGAGTCCCGGAGGCTGGTTCTTCTACCTGCCGTGGAGTCCGGCCTCGGGCTGAGAACAACACATCCCTAACCCGCCCTCCCTAACTACCAGGATTTGACAGCTACAGCCGGGTCTTTCTTTGAGCAGCCTTCCTTCACCTCGTGCCCCTACACTAACTGTGTGCAGTCGCTACTGTTGGCACAGTGCTCCCTATAGAGCTGTGCTTAGTAATcactggctgaatgaatgaatgagccgtTGTCTCTTTTGGCTCCTCTCTACCCCACTCATCCATTCGTTACGTTCCACTGTTGTTCTCCACTGAGAGTCTCCATCCGGCTGTCCCCCATAAACCCCTGTGACCTCGAGTCCAGGCCCCAACCCATCCCGACACCTGAAGACCCCCTCTTCCTCCCAGAGCTCAGCTTCTCCCGCTTCTGACTCCGAGTGAGCCCCCCTAGGTTACCTCTGCCCACTTCAGAGGGGAAGTCACCTCCCTGCTCCTCCGTCCTTTAGAGCTCGGCCATCCACCCACGCCAGTGCTGTCAACGTGGCTCCGTGGTTCTGCCAGCCCACCTCGCGTGCTCTGccactaaaaacaaataaacaacagtTGTTTTTCTGCTTTGCAGAAAAATTAATGCATAGAACTATGCTTCCATGAATCTtttccttacatttttggcacctgcaaatgagaaaaaaaaaaaaggcaggaaaaacaaCTGTTAACATTTATTGTGGGTTGAGCCTGCACCACAAGCAGGATCTGGGCCTAAACGGGGTTATCTCATTGACtcgccaccaccaccatccacaGTAgtgccctgagaggtggggattATAAATGTCAGTGctgtcttacagatgagggaacaggAGATACAGACGAACTGACTGGCCCAAGGTTGCACAGGGAGCGCGTcctagagctggaatttgaactcaggcagctgGTCACAGAGCAGGCACGCTAGCCCTGTGCAAAACTGCCTCCTCAAAGAAATGCCAGCAGATAGCCTCGGGACCAGCTGGGCACACCTGGGTCTGCTGCACTCATGGGCACGTGTGTGGTTGGCGGTGATTTTGTACCACAGACAGCTAATCTGATTCCAAGTGGAGGATGCCCGGGTTTGTGCCATCCCTTTCAAGGCCGCCTGCTGACCCCAGGCCTCCTCTTTTAGGCTCCTTCAGCAACTACTGCAGTGCCTTCGCTCATTTCTCCAAGAGCCTGTGCAATGATGCTGTCTTCTCTACTCGACTCCAAGTTCTGTGAAGTCAGAGCCTGGCACGCTCCAGGTGCtccaaaatgtttgttgaatgaatgactgacaGGAGGAATGGGGGAATAGAGGAAGGTTGTGCTGGAAGAGCTCCAAGGGAGAGCTGTGGGGCGGAGCAAGCTGGCCTTCCTCACACCTGCAACAGCcatccattcattccacaaacatccaTTGAGCCATGGTCGAGCCCGGCCCTGGCCTCACAGAGCCTTCAGTCCAGCAGAGGAGAGGGACCTTAAACAAATACTTACAGGACAGGGCGATGTTGGGGGACGGGCTTGCAGACCTCAGGACCTTGGGGGCGAgggagtcatgagggagatcatTGGGCTGTGTTGAAGAGGTGCCATGGGAGTAATAACAGGGGCACGGAGACACGATCTAGTCAGGGACAGCTTCCCTGAGGAAGGGACATTTAGGCTGAGGCCAGAACACTGAGAGGGATTAGCCAGGTGCAGGACAGGTGGGGAGGGGGGACAGGGTGTCTCTCCCGCAGGAACAGCTCTGAGTTGGGAAGGAGATTGCCAGGTTTGTTAAAGGCCCAGAAAGgtggtgttttcttttccttttgctgctgtaacaaatgccgcaaacttagtggcttaaagcaacacaggTTCATTCTCTTACAGCTCGGGAGAGGTCCGCTGTGGGTCCGCAGGGCcgcgttccttctggaggctctaggggtgaagggtttccttgcctcttccagcctctTGGGGAGACTGATGTTCCTTCACTCGTGGCCCCTCCTCCATGTCCAGAGCCGCCAGCGGAGCAtattctttcctctctgtctcctcccataaggacccttgtgattatatcgggcccactggataatccaggatcactCCCCCATCTCAAAATtctcaatcacatctgcaaagttccttttgaaTATAGACTAACATGTTCACAGGTTCCGGGACGAGGATGTGGACGTTTGGGGGGGACATTATTCATCTGGGGCCTGGATGCAAGGAGGAGTTCTCTGCACTCAACACGTGTCCGTCCCTTAACCCCCAATCCGTCTCGTCCTTTCCAGGCAGGTGGGAAGGTGGAGGGACAATGATGGCAGGCGCAGTGGGATTGAATGGAGCCCAAGGCCCATGGCTGCCTGCACCTGGTCTGGGCTCCTTGGCTTTCCACATACACACGGTCTAAAAAGTGGCTCTTAACACTACCGTGACCGGAAGTGCTTGAGTTGGATTATTAAGTGTTCAAAAGTCAAGCTGAAGCATTGCAACCAGATGAACAAATTGGGCTGCACAACCAATAGCAGTGGCCCCAGGTGG encodes:
- the CFAP107 gene encoding cilia- and flagella-associated protein 107, whose protein sequence is MQFLTAVIPQSFATPSWKIETKYSTRVLIGNWVEERGKFTKATEKTPQCIYRKEYVPFPGHRPDQISRWYGKRRVEGLPYKHLITHHQEPSHYHLISTYDDHYNRHGYNPGLPPRRTWNGHKMLWLPEKADFPLLAPPTNYGLYEQLKQRWLVPEAGPRESIYTSSYPRPHWCALSRRQHAIPVPPPRLHPVPRV